A region from the Ciconia boyciana chromosome 1, ASM3463844v1, whole genome shotgun sequence genome encodes:
- the GPR15 gene encoding G-protein coupled receptor 15 translates to MRTAWPEMELTQLSPGTTVTFNYDYYYDDNCQYQHLQHMSTFLPILYAAVFLVGIVGNSILIVALVFKRRVQRLIDVFIVNLAASDFIFLITLPFWVDKEASDGSWRVGSFLCKASSYVISVNMYCSILLLTCMSADRYLAIMHPSIARRVRTRSYSNGLCICVWLLSCCLGMPTLFSRELKKQYGNTYCTDKAVTEAKQIMSLMLLILAFFFPLLSILTFYCSITKRLCVHYQTAGKHDKKLRKSIKIVFIVVAAFVISWVPFNLFKLMAILLGLLKQPDCFPDMVAQLGMKVSSPFAFANSCANPFIYYCFDNYIRRAMLRCLCPWVKISSSGSNSDTLDTRLSHSLSNFVTGEYAARKRKRSVSL, encoded by the coding sequence ATGAGGACAGCTTGGCCAGAAATGGAACTCACCCAGCTTTCGCCCGGGACTACAGTCACTTTCAACTATGACTACTACTACGACGACAACTGCCAGTACCAGCACTTGCAACACATGTCTACTTTCCTCCCTATCCTGTACGCTGCTGTGTTCCTGGTGGGCATTGTCGGCAACTCCATCCTGATAGTAGCCTTGGTCTTCAAGCGACGGGTCCAGAGGCTCATTGACGTCTTTATTGTCAACCTTGCTGCATCTGACTTCATCTTCCTCATCACGCTGCCGTTCTGGGTGGACAAGGAGGCGTCGGACGGGAGCTGGAGGGTAGGATCTTTCCTCTGTAAAGCTAGTTCCTATGTCATCTCAGTCAACATGTActgcagcatcctcctcctcacttGTATGAGTGCTGATCGGTACCTTGCTATCATGCATCCCTCTATCGCTAGACGGGTCAGAACAAGATCCTATTCTAATGGACTCTGCATCTGTGTCTGGTTATTATCCTGCTGCTTAGGGATGCCAACCCTTTTCTCCAGAGAACTGAAGAAGCAATATGGAAATACTTACTGCACAGACAAAGCTGTGACAGAAGCCAAACAGATCATGTCACTGATGCTTTTAATCCTGGCCTTCTTCTTCCCACTGTTGAGTATCTTAACGTTTTACTGCTCCATCACCAAGAGACTCTGTGTGCATTATCAGACAGCTGGGAAACATGAtaagaaactgagaaaatccATCAAGATCGTCTTCATTGTAGTGGCAGCCTTCGTTATCTCCTGGGTTCCCTTTAATCTTTTCAAGCTTATGGCCATCCTTTTGGGACTCCTGAAGCAGCCTGACTGTTTTCCCGACATGGTTGCCCAGCTGGGCATGAAGGTGAGCAGCCCTTTTGCTTTTGCCAATAGCTGTGCCAACCCTTTCATTTACTATTGCTTTGACAACTACATCCGCAGAGCCATGCTCCGGTGCCTGTGCCCATGGGTGAAAatcagcagcagtggcagcaacTCTGATACTCTGGACACTCGCCTCAGCCACTCCTTATCCAATTTTGTTACAGGGGAGTATGCCGCTAGGAAGAGGAAGCGCTCTGTGTCCCTATGA